In Sebaldella sp. S0638, the following are encoded in one genomic region:
- a CDS encoding thymidine phosphorylase: MRAVDIIEKKRDKKEITNEEISFLLSNYLNEEIPDYQMAAFLMAVYFNGMTDAELLEFTKEMRDSGDVIDFDGLARFHVDKHSTGGVGDKVTIALEPIMSALGMGSTKLSGKGLGHTGGTIDKFEAIKGFRFSNTKEEVIEIANKTGIGLMGYSDKIVPLDKKLYSLRDVTATVASIPLIASSIMSKKLAIHSDAIILDVKTGNGAFMKTLPDAVELARTMLKIGKGFDRKIVAVISNMDQPLGCAVGNANEVIEAIETLKGNGPEDFTELVYNIAALALKLKGDVNTLEEGMVKVKEVVDNRSALEKFALFIKESGGDPEIVNDYSLLPAYSGTLEVKSEEEGYVSQILAEEIGKAAMIIGAGRATKEDEIDHSVGVLVLKKVGDFVKKGDVIAKICYNDSKYADNSKKMILGAYKFSKEKVEKPKIIFEILEA, translated from the coding sequence TTGAGAGCTGTAGACATTATAGAAAAGAAAAGAGACAAAAAAGAAATTACAAATGAAGAGATTAGTTTTCTGTTATCCAATTATCTGAATGAGGAAATACCTGATTATCAAATGGCGGCATTTTTAATGGCGGTATATTTTAACGGTATGACTGATGCAGAACTTTTGGAATTCACAAAAGAAATGAGAGATTCCGGAGATGTAATTGATTTTGACGGACTGGCAAGATTCCATGTGGATAAACACAGTACAGGCGGTGTAGGAGATAAGGTAACAATAGCACTTGAGCCGATAATGTCAGCACTGGGAATGGGAAGTACAAAGCTTTCCGGAAAAGGTCTGGGGCATACAGGAGGAACAATTGATAAATTTGAGGCGATAAAAGGTTTCAGATTCTCAAATACTAAAGAAGAAGTAATAGAAATAGCAAATAAGACAGGAATAGGACTTATGGGCTACAGTGACAAAATAGTACCTCTTGATAAAAAATTATATTCATTAAGGGATGTTACTGCCACTGTAGCAAGTATTCCCCTTATAGCAAGCAGTATAATGAGTAAAAAGCTGGCAATTCATTCTGATGCAATTATTCTGGATGTAAAAACAGGTAACGGAGCATTCATGAAAACACTTCCTGACGCTGTAGAACTGGCTCGTACTATGCTTAAAATAGGAAAAGGTTTTGACAGAAAGATCGTAGCAGTAATAAGTAACATGGATCAGCCTTTGGGATGTGCTGTAGGGAATGCCAATGAAGTAATAGAAGCAATAGAAACACTGAAAGGAAACGGTCCTGAAGATTTTACGGAACTTGTTTATAATATTGCCGCGCTTGCATTAAAGCTGAAAGGCGATGTTAATACCCTTGAAGAAGGAATGGTAAAGGTAAAAGAAGTAGTAGACAACAGAAGTGCCCTTGAAAAATTTGCACTATTTATAAAAGAAAGCGGCGGAGATCCTGAAATAGTAAATGATTATTCACTGCTTCCTGCATATTCGGGAACTCTTGAGGTAAAATCAGAGGAAGAAGGATATGTCAGCCAGATTCTTGCAGAAGAGATAGGAAAAGCTGCAATGATAATAGGTGCAGGAAGAGCAACAAAAGAAGACGAGATAGATCACAGTGTCGGAGTGCTTGTTTTGAAAAAAGTAGGAGATTTTGTTAAAAAGGGCGACGTTATAGCTAAAATCTGTTATAATGATAGTAAGTATGCAGACAATTCGAAAAAAATGATTTTGGGTGCATACAAATTCAGCAAGGAAAAAGTAGAAAAACCAAAAATTATTTTTGAAATTCTGGAAGCTTAA
- the deoC gene encoding deoxyribose-phosphate aldolase encodes MKINQYIDHTLLKATATKAEIKEICDEAKKYNFYAVCVNGSYVPYAKEELKDSGVNIAAVIGFPLGAMSTKAKVFEAEQAVKDGATEIDMVIQIGKLIDGDYEYVENDIREIKKAIGDNVLKVIIETCYLTDDQKKKACELALNAKADYVKTSTGFGTGGATFEDVKLMKDVVKDNAKVKASGGVKDYETAEKYVELGASRLGTSSGVKIIEGEAVGENDY; translated from the coding sequence ATGAAAATAAATCAGTATATTGATCACACATTATTAAAAGCAACGGCTACTAAAGCTGAAATCAAAGAAATATGCGACGAGGCAAAAAAATATAATTTTTATGCAGTATGTGTAAACGGGTCTTATGTACCTTATGCAAAAGAAGAATTAAAGGATTCAGGTGTAAATATAGCAGCGGTTATCGGGTTTCCGTTAGGTGCAATGTCTACAAAGGCAAAAGTTTTTGAAGCTGAACAGGCTGTAAAAGACGGTGCAACAGAAATAGATATGGTTATTCAGATCGGAAAGCTGATAGACGGTGATTATGAATATGTGGAAAATGACATCAGAGAAATAAAAAAGGCAATAGGAGACAATGTATTAAAAGTAATAATAGAAACTTGTTATCTTACTGACGATCAAAAGAAAAAAGCCTGCGAGCTTGCATTAAATGCCAAAGCAGATTACGTAAAAACTTCTACTGGATTCGGTACAGGAGGAGCTACTTTCGAAGATGTAAAATTAATGAAAGATGTAGTAAAAGACAATGCAAAAGTAAAAGCCAGCGGAGGGGTAAAAGATTACGAAACTGCTGAAAAATATGTAGAACTTGGTGCTTCAAGACTTGGAACAAGTTCAGGAGTAAAAATTATCGAAGGTGAAGCAGTAGGAGAAAATGATTATTAA
- a CDS encoding phosphopentomutase, giving the protein MSKINRVTLIVLDSVGAGELPDAEDFGDTGSNTLGNLSKATGGLDLPNMQKIGLGNITDITGVAPNNSPDGAYGKAKEVSIGKDTTTGHWEMAGVILERPFPNYMQGFSEEVIKEFEEKTGRGVLWNKAASGTVVIEDCGEEQMKTGKWIVYSSADPVFQIAANEEIIPLEELYKACEIALEICNKKSPVSRVIARPFVGQKKGEFKRTSNRHDFSIQPPGVTVLDKLSEAGKDVVGIGKIYDIFAGRGITDTRKTNKDDLDGIKKTLEALKEDTNGLIFTNLVDFDMLYGHRRDTEGYKNALELFDKWLPEIEKNLRDDEILIITADHGNDPTYKGTDHTREYIPILIYGKHVKKGVNIGTRESFTDIAATIEEILLGNKTKGSFADIILD; this is encoded by the coding sequence ATGAGCAAAATAAACAGAGTAACACTAATAGTATTAGATAGTGTGGGGGCAGGAGAATTACCAGATGCAGAAGATTTCGGAGACACAGGTTCCAATACACTGGGAAATCTTTCAAAAGCAACAGGAGGACTTGATCTTCCAAATATGCAGAAAATAGGACTCGGGAATATTACTGATATCACAGGTGTAGCACCGAATAACAGTCCTGACGGAGCATACGGAAAAGCAAAAGAAGTATCAATAGGTAAAGATACTACTACAGGACATTGGGAGATGGCGGGAGTAATCCTTGAGAGACCATTTCCTAACTATATGCAGGGCTTTTCAGAGGAAGTAATAAAAGAGTTTGAGGAAAAAACAGGCAGAGGAGTGCTTTGGAATAAAGCTGCTTCTGGAACTGTGGTAATAGAAGACTGTGGTGAAGAACAGATGAAAACAGGTAAATGGATAGTGTATTCATCAGCAGACCCTGTTTTTCAGATTGCTGCCAATGAAGAAATAATACCTTTGGAAGAACTATATAAGGCCTGCGAAATAGCACTTGAAATATGCAATAAAAAATCGCCTGTTTCAAGAGTAATAGCAAGACCGTTTGTGGGACAGAAAAAGGGAGAATTCAAAAGAACATCAAACAGACATGATTTTTCGATACAGCCGCCGGGTGTAACTGTACTGGATAAATTAAGTGAAGCTGGTAAGGATGTAGTAGGAATAGGAAAAATTTATGATATTTTCGCCGGAAGAGGAATCACTGATACGAGAAAGACAAATAAAGATGACCTTGACGGAATTAAAAAAACACTTGAAGCATTAAAAGAAGATACAAACGGACTTATATTTACAAACCTTGTTGATTTCGATATGCTTTACGGTCACAGAAGAGATACAGAAGGATATAAAAATGCTCTTGAATTATTTGATAAGTGGCTTCCTGAAATAGAGAAAAATCTTCGTGATGACGAGATACTTATAATAACAGCAGACCACGGAAATGATCCTACATATAAAGGAACAGACCATACAAGAGAGTATATACCAATACTGATTTACGGTAAACATGTGAAAAAAGGTGTAAATATCGGTACAAGAGAAAGTTTTACAGATATAGCGGCAACAATAGAAGAAATTTTGCTTGGTAATAAAACAAAAGGAAGTTTTGCTGATATTATTTTGGATTAA
- a CDS encoding bifunctional UDP-sugar hydrolase/5'-nucleotidase, with protein MKKMMIFLSMLLSVVLLGKEVNITILGTSDVHGRMVPWNYSTDKADFSGSYSQISEIIKDYRQNSKNVIVVDIGDIIQDNYIEKFINEPQHPAMTALNEMKYDIIIPGNHEFNFGMDALDKVLKQFNGKVLSANIYYKTGERYLDPSTIMTVDGIKVGIIGATTPLVEQFEEESGNVKDMRFAMPADEIRKEVQNLKKQGADVIILLAHMGLPNENNIPGTGVVDIANEVSGIDVIIAGHEHKNVSKQVVNGTIITEPYRYGAAISVVDLKFNVDNKGKKTLVAKDAKTISVNSEKSDKKVEEIYAPYSEILIKDANIKVGETANDLVPQVLVHGIPSIYMKDSGLSTLFGDVQIYYSKADVVSFLVDNKKAVLNKGDIKKKDIANNYQYTSGETTVYEFTGKDLKDYMEWSAAYFDTVKPGDKDYRYDPVRGASKYMTYDMFGGVKYKIDLREAPGNRIKDLRLVKGNKKVTDDMKIKVGLNAYRYEMLVGKGGPLEGRRVNPIWDSKTAFGEEEGTIRNMTIRYIRDVKKGKIDGKAHGYWEVIGIE; from the coding sequence ATGAAAAAGATGATGATTTTTTTATCGATGTTGTTATCGGTAGTTTTATTGGGGAAAGAGGTTAATATTACCATACTTGGTACATCAGATGTACACGGAAGAATGGTGCCGTGGAATTATTCCACAGATAAAGCAGACTTTTCGGGATCTTACAGTCAGATTTCGGAAATAATAAAAGATTACAGACAAAACAGTAAAAATGTTATTGTAGTAGATATAGGAGATATAATTCAGGATAATTATATAGAAAAGTTCATTAATGAACCTCAGCATCCGGCAATGACAGCGTTAAACGAAATGAAGTACGACATAATCATACCGGGGAACCATGAATTTAACTTTGGTATGGATGCTTTGGACAAAGTGCTTAAGCAGTTTAACGGAAAAGTTCTGTCAGCCAATATTTATTACAAAACCGGAGAAAGATATCTGGACCCAAGTACGATAATGACAGTAGACGGAATAAAAGTAGGAATAATAGGTGCAACCACTCCTTTGGTAGAACAGTTTGAAGAAGAATCAGGAAATGTTAAGGATATGAGATTTGCAATGCCTGCAGATGAGATAAGAAAAGAAGTTCAGAATCTGAAAAAGCAGGGTGCAGATGTAATAATACTTCTTGCACATATGGGACTTCCAAATGAAAATAATATACCGGGAACAGGTGTAGTAGACATAGCAAATGAAGTATCAGGGATTGATGTAATTATAGCGGGACATGAGCATAAAAATGTAAGTAAACAGGTAGTAAACGGTACTATAATAACTGAGCCTTACAGATACGGAGCTGCAATTTCGGTAGTTGATCTGAAATTTAACGTGGATAACAAAGGTAAAAAGACACTGGTAGCTAAAGATGCAAAAACTATAAGTGTAAACAGTGAAAAATCAGATAAAAAAGTAGAGGAGATATATGCTCCGTACAGCGAAATATTAATTAAAGATGCAAATATAAAAGTAGGAGAAACTGCAAATGACCTTGTGCCGCAGGTGCTGGTACACGGAATACCTTCTATTTATATGAAAGATTCAGGATTATCGACATTATTTGGTGATGTACAGATTTATTACAGTAAGGCTGATGTAGTTTCATTCCTTGTGGATAATAAAAAAGCAGTGCTTAACAAAGGTGATATCAAGAAAAAAGATATAGCCAACAATTACCAGTATACTTCCGGGGAAACTACAGTATATGAATTTACAGGTAAGGATCTGAAAGATTATATGGAATGGTCGGCAGCATATTTTGATACTGTGAAACCGGGAGATAAAGATTACAGATATGATCCTGTAAGAGGTGCATCAAAGTACATGACATATGATATGTTCGGCGGAGTAAAGTATAAAATAGATTTGAGAGAAGCTCCGGGGAACAGAATAAAAGACCTTAGACTGGTAAAAGGTAATAAAAAAGTAACTGATGATATGAAGATAAAAGTAGGATTAAATGCATACAGATATGAAATGCTGGTAGGGAAAGGCGGACCGCTGGAAGGCAGAAGAGTAAATCCTATCTGGGATTCTAAAACTGCATTTGGTGAAGAAGAAGGAACTATCAGAAATATGACTATCAGATATATCAGAGATGTAAAAAAAGGTAAAATAGACGGTAAGGCACATGGTTACTGGGAAGTAATAGGAATTGAATAA
- the deoD gene encoding purine-nucleoside phosphorylase has product MSVHIAAKKGEIAETVLLPGDPLRAKYIAEKYLENPVQYNNVRGMMGFTGTYKGKKVSVQGTGMGIPSISIYATELITEYGCKNLIRIGSAGSYQKDVKIRDIIVAMATSTDSNINNLRFPGGANFAPTASYELFAKATAAAKEKGIEFKAGNVMSSDTFYGDDKDAWKHWADFGILCVEMEAAGLYTLGAKYNVNALAILTISDSLVTGEATTSEEREKTFNDMIEMALGTL; this is encoded by the coding sequence ATGAGTGTACATATAGCAGCAAAAAAAGGGGAAATAGCAGAAACAGTACTGCTTCCGGGAGATCCGCTCAGAGCAAAATATATAGCAGAAAAATATCTGGAAAATCCTGTGCAGTATAATAATGTAAGAGGAATGATGGGATTTACCGGAACATATAAAGGAAAAAAAGTATCTGTTCAGGGAACGGGTATGGGAATACCTTCAATCTCGATTTATGCCACTGAACTAATCACTGAATACGGATGTAAAAATTTGATAAGAATAGGAAGTGCCGGTTCATACCAAAAAGATGTAAAAATAAGAGATATCATAGTGGCAATGGCTACTTCTACTGATTCTAACATAAATAACCTTAGATTCCCCGGAGGAGCTAATTTTGCACCTACTGCAAGCTATGAACTTTTCGCAAAGGCTACAGCTGCTGCAAAAGAAAAAGGGATAGAATTCAAAGCAGGGAATGTAATGTCAAGTGACACTTTCTACGGTGATGATAAAGATGCTTGGAAACACTGGGCAGACTTTGGTATTCTGTGTGTGGAAATGGAAGCAGCAGGGCTTTACACACTTGGTGCAAAATATAATGTTAATGCACTTGCAATTCTTACTATCAGCGATTCGCTGGTAACAGGTGAAGCTACAACGTCTGAAGAAAGAGAAAAAACTTTTAATGACATGATAGAGATGGCTTTAGGTACTCTTTAA
- the cdd gene encoding cytidine deaminase has translation MTNLSEKEILGLIDEAIEISKKAYVNYSHFPVGAVLIDENGRKFKGVNVENASFGLSLCAERNAITTAVTDGMKKIKTLVVTGDTEKPISPCGACRQFMLEFADENTVIILSNYKREYKICSMEDLLPYSFKL, from the coding sequence ATGACAAACTTATCTGAAAAAGAAATTCTCGGGCTTATAGATGAAGCTATAGAAATTTCGAAAAAGGCTTATGTTAATTATTCTCATTTTCCTGTAGGAGCGGTGCTTATAGATGAGAACGGAAGAAAATTCAAAGGGGTAAATGTAGAAAATGCCTCATTCGGATTATCTCTCTGTGCTGAAAGAAACGCTATTACTACTGCTGTTACAGATGGAATGAAAAAGATAAAAACACTGGTGGTTACAGGTGATACCGAAAAACCTATCAGTCCCTGCGGGGCATGCAGACAGTTTATGCTGGAATTTGCAGATGAGAATACGGTAATAATATTATCGAATTATAAAAGAGAATATAAAATATGCAGTATGGAAGACCTGCTTCCTTATTCGTTTAAGCTTTAA
- a CDS encoding sodium:solute symporter — MIIPLIGLTATQFIASSTIISVMLGMDYRMAVVLVAVVVTIYAVMGGLWSVTLTDFVQVFLIVFGMMIAIPFALKTVGGWDNVVAILPKEKFNMVNSSINPKTIISLIVMYLASFTVGQEAVSRYYAARDDKAAVQGSLLAGLINIIYAFIPTVLGLITLALVTNGTIPKDMIMKDGPKYALPLLAMHTMPSLVIGLLFSGIISATMSSADSDLLGAGSIFGNDIYKIYIKPHATSNEVMRVTKITMLIIGFLAMIVALMNRGSLIKLLTLSFTLRAAGAFFPYVMGHYWKKASAVGTVASLLLGSFITLYVEINKITIFGLKEPIIPGLVVSFLAFFILTFLFPNKKNSTELVGEEEF; from the coding sequence ATGATAATCCCTCTTATAGGTCTCACAGCAACACAGTTCATAGCCTCATCTACAATTATATCGGTAATGCTTGGTATGGACTACAGAATGGCTGTAGTTCTTGTAGCTGTCGTGGTGACAATCTATGCGGTTATGGGCGGACTTTGGAGCGTGACACTTACAGACTTTGTACAGGTATTCCTGATAGTATTCGGTATGATGATTGCAATTCCGTTTGCCTTGAAGACTGTAGGCGGATGGGATAATGTTGTTGCAATACTGCCAAAGGAAAAATTTAATATGGTAAACAGCAGTATTAATCCCAAAACCATAATTTCATTAATTGTAATGTATCTTGCATCATTTACCGTGGGACAGGAAGCAGTGTCAAGGTATTATGCGGCAAGAGACGACAAAGCAGCTGTACAGGGATCACTGCTTGCAGGATTAATTAATATAATATATGCTTTTATCCCCACAGTTCTCGGGTTGATTACACTTGCACTGGTAACAAACGGAACAATACCAAAAGATATGATAATGAAAGACGGACCGAAATATGCACTTCCGCTGCTGGCAATGCATACAATGCCGTCACTCGTAATAGGACTTTTATTTTCAGGGATAATATCAGCAACAATGTCAAGTGCAGATTCTGATTTACTGGGAGCAGGATCAATATTCGGGAATGACATATATAAAATATACATAAAACCCCATGCTACAAGTAATGAGGTAATGAGAGTAACAAAGATAACAATGCTTATAATAGGCTTTCTAGCTATGATTGTTGCTCTTATGAACAGAGGCAGTCTCATAAAGCTTCTGACATTATCATTTACTTTAAGAGCAGCGGGAGCTTTCTTCCCTTATGTAATGGGGCATTACTGGAAAAAGGCTTCGGCTGTGGGAACAGTGGCTTCATTATTACTGGGAAGTTTTATCACATTATATGTGGAGATAAACAAAATAACAATTTTTGGATTAAAGGAACCGATAATACCAGGACTGGTAGTTAGTTTTCTGGCATTTTTCATACTTACGTTCCTGTTTCCAAATAAAAAGAACAGCACTGAGCTTGTCGGGGAAGAAGAATTTTAA
- a CDS encoding FxLYD domain-containing protein — protein MKRKKMLISVITVLLVLTAGCNHSGKEKNQPSGDGYEIKDVKMGINDSGKFTVLGKLKNMGEKKGYTEISIPCYDKKGVELENAFDSVESIDAGGEWKFRAEYQESGEPSRCDINESEVTTY, from the coding sequence TTGAAAAGAAAAAAAATGTTGATTTCAGTAATTACTGTGTTACTAGTGCTGACAGCAGGGTGCAATCATTCCGGCAAGGAAAAAAACCAGCCTTCAGGTGATGGATATGAGATAAAAGATGTAAAAATGGGCATTAATGATTCGGGAAAATTTACAGTGCTGGGAAAATTAAAAAATATGGGAGAAAAGAAAGGGTACACAGAGATTTCAATTCCATGTTATGATAAAAAAGGAGTGGAACTGGAAAATGCTTTTGACAGTGTGGAATCCATAGATGCCGGCGGAGAGTGGAAATTCAGGGCTGAGTATCAGGAGAGCGGCGAACCGTCAAGATGTGATATAAATGAATCAGAAGTAACAACATATTAA
- a CDS encoding MerR family transcriptional regulator — protein MKYYKIGKVSQMTGLSRDTLRYYEKIGLIRHLEKDESGRKKYSEKDIEWIEFLKRLKTTKMSLKDIGKYADLRYEGDETSGERKKMLTKQLEKIMEEIEKLMETKQILIWKIKTYDEIEKKISRK, from the coding sequence ATGAAGTATTATAAAATAGGAAAAGTTTCCCAGATGACAGGGTTAAGCAGAGATACACTGAGATATTATGAAAAAATAGGATTGATAAGGCATCTGGAAAAAGATGAATCAGGAAGAAAAAAGTATTCTGAGAAAGATATAGAGTGGATTGAGTTTTTGAAAAGGCTGAAAACTACCAAAATGTCTTTGAAAGATATAGGGAAATATGCCGATCTCAGATATGAAGGAGACGAGACTTCCGGTGAACGTAAGAAAATGCTTACGAAACAGCTTGAAAAAATAATGGAAGAAATTGAGAAGCTTATGGAGACAAAGCAGATATTAATCTGGAAAATAAAAACATATGATGAAATAGAGAAAAAAATAAGCAGAAAATAA
- a CDS encoding MATE family efflux transporter, with the protein MEKYGKLGNDSVVKLLFEFSVPAVIAGMIAALYTVIDRIFIGRFVGELEFSGVSATFPIMIFYIAFASLIGIGASANISLNLGRGNKKRAEHILGNAFTCFNTSGVIIIVLNYIFLDQILHAFGVTENTFEYARSFMIYLIPTCYMTFLTYGFAGVIRAEGNPKTAMNINIIGALINIILDPLFIIVFKMGVAGAAIATLISNLAAALLVIYHFTYSKKSSLKIRKKYFKLNTKILNQITKIGISPFILQVSLCLVGLAANNMIKIYGNEFDFGIYGVLNTYLIVIFSVVLGISQGAQPIIGYNYGLKNYRRVEEALFKSVSFTTVFSIVCLIITLIFSKELSGIFVKDEVLINRTAPALILFLLSLPVYGILIIGVDFFQVVEEAKTSSILFFLRHFLLALGSMFLLPVLIGINGVWLSRTVSDFIYLPAVLYCQWKWLKKLRTKINEQKIRESSL; encoded by the coding sequence ATGGAAAAATATGGAAAATTAGGAAATGACAGTGTGGTAAAGCTGCTGTTTGAATTCTCTGTTCCTGCGGTTATTGCAGGAATGATAGCTGCGCTTTACACAGTTATAGACAGGATATTTATAGGGAGATTTGTGGGGGAGCTGGAATTCTCAGGTGTTTCTGCTACATTTCCTATAATGATCTTTTATATAGCATTTGCATCATTAATAGGAATAGGGGCAAGTGCCAATATATCCCTGAATCTGGGGAGAGGAAACAAGAAACGTGCGGAACACATTCTGGGAAATGCCTTTACATGCTTTAATACATCAGGAGTAATAATTATAGTATTAAATTATATTTTTCTTGATCAGATTCTACATGCATTTGGTGTAACGGAAAATACTTTTGAATATGCCAGATCATTTATGATATATCTGATTCCCACATGTTATATGACATTTCTTACATACGGTTTTGCCGGTGTGATAAGAGCAGAAGGGAATCCCAAAACTGCAATGAATATAAATATAATAGGAGCATTGATAAACATAATTCTCGATCCTTTATTTATAATAGTATTTAAAATGGGTGTGGCAGGAGCGGCAATAGCCACTCTTATATCGAACCTCGCAGCGGCACTGCTTGTAATATACCATTTTACTTATTCAAAAAAATCTTCTTTGAAAATAAGAAAGAAATACTTTAAGCTAAATACAAAAATTCTGAATCAGATAACAAAAATAGGTATTTCGCCGTTTATTCTTCAGGTTTCCCTTTGTCTTGTGGGACTTGCGGCAAATAATATGATAAAAATTTATGGGAATGAGTTTGATTTCGGGATTTACGGGGTTTTAAACACTTATCTGATAGTGATATTTTCTGTAGTTCTGGGAATAAGTCAGGGAGCACAGCCGATCATAGGATATAACTACGGATTGAAGAATTACAGACGTGTGGAGGAAGCATTATTTAAATCAGTGAGTTTTACCACTGTTTTCTCTATTGTATGCCTTATAATTACACTTATTTTTTCAAAAGAACTGTCAGGAATATTTGTAAAGGATGAAGTGTTGATAAACAGGACAGCACCGGCATTAATATTATTTTTACTTTCTCTGCCTGTATATGGAATTCTTATTATAGGAGTTGATTTTTTTCAGGTAGTGGAAGAGGCGAAAACTTCAAGTATACTGTTTTTCCTGAGACATTTTTTACTTGCATTAGGGAGTATGTTTTTGCTTCCTGTATTGATCGGAATAAACGGAGTATGGCTTTCAAGAACAGTTTCTGATTTTATTTATCTGCCGGCAGTTCTGTATTGTCAGTGGAAATGGCTGAAAAAACTGAGAACTAAAATAAATGAACAAAAGATCCGTGAAAGTTCATTGTAA
- a CDS encoding GNAT family N-acetyltransferase, whose protein sequence is MKIGYRIEIRKFTEEDFQEYFMLVSNADIMAMITGRALQREEAEKRFEKLLCGNKEHESFGSFMVFEKETGDFIGYGKMVLDIENKTEAETGYMLFPEYWGKGYATEITKLLMEKAEETAVLMKITAIIDPENTASRNVLLKNGFVSEKICDINGLPGEILGKKLK, encoded by the coding sequence ATGAAGATAGGGTATAGAATAGAGATAAGAAAATTTACCGAAGAAGATTTTCAGGAGTATTTTATGCTTGTGAGCAATGCGGATATTATGGCTATGATTACAGGAAGGGCATTGCAGCGTGAAGAAGCAGAGAAAAGATTTGAGAAGCTCCTTTGCGGAAATAAAGAACATGAGTCTTTCGGGAGCTTTATGGTTTTTGAGAAGGAAACTGGAGATTTTATAGGTTACGGAAAAATGGTGCTGGATATAGAGAATAAAACTGAGGCAGAAACAGGTTACATGCTGTTTCCTGAATATTGGGGAAAAGGATATGCCACTGAAATTACAAAGCTGCTTATGGAAAAGGCTGAGGAAACAGCTGTGCTGATGAAAATAACAGCAATTATCGATCCTGAAAATACAGCTTCCAGAAATGTTTTGCTGAAAAACGGTTTTGTTTCGGAAAAAATCTGTGATATAAATGGATTACCCGGAGAAATTCTCGGGAAAAAGCTGAAATAA